The window GTGATGGTATGCGTGTGCGTATTTATAGAGACGAGTGTATGCGCATTGTGGAAGCCTACCTTTATAGAGTGTTTCTTAAAAAGAAATGGTAAGatgttgctatatatatattttgtgttGGAGGGAATAACCCATTTGGAGGGGACCTTTTTAATTCGGGAAAATATTCTACCTCTCATGCCATATATTCCTAAACCAAACTCGCAATGTCTGAAATCCAAACTCGTATCATCGTTTGCATCTACTGCAGACGTTCAACCACGAGTAAACGACAGTACACCTCTCCTTGCGGTCTTGGAGCTTTCTTACaatctttcaagtttcaactagCAACAGCAACTTGTTCCTCTTTCCGTTGGATGATCAACTACGGTGGGAATTCCATCGCCGTAGGCGCAGCTGTTTACGGCAGAAATTCCAATCCCATTGCATCTGCTTCAGGTCAGACAACGTTGGCTGACCACAGTCCAATTTGACGAAAGCAGCACACGCAGGCTCCGCATGTATCTAGGCATAGAACGGAATAATTTGCTAAATTCACCCGTCATTTGTGCACAAACGGAAACTACTCCAGATATCATATAAGCATTTGCTAAACATGGCAACTAAAAACGTGAATTCTTCAGTAGTAAAGAGCAGCGAGGGAAGCATATAAACTCAACATATCATGGTCGGTGCTGATTTTGCTGAAACAAATCATTGGTAATGAAACCTTCTAACAAATCTATGGTTCGACAGATAGTCATCAGTGCAATATCCTGCATCTGAATTGTTATAGAACAAAATGGAGTAATTCAAAAAGCGTGTTTAGGTTGCCGTTTCCCAAGTTAACCAAAAATGGGTATAATCCAAGGAATGGTCCTAGTCAAACAAACTGAAGCCCATGTCCTGCACACACaagattaaaaagaaataatcagTCATCAATCCGTCAGATGCTAGTACCATGCCAAAAACAATATGATACGTATGCTGGAAAGTATACTATATGGAAACAAGTACTACCATCATAATGGAATGGCACGATGCAGCCTAGACATTGATGGGAGTAAAATTATCTATAGATGAAAACTGATACAAGTATGTACCATTCCAATTTCATGACATGATTTGATCGCGTATATAGAAAACCCAAAAGGAATACTACTGCAGTGTATAGTGCAAATAAAATAGATGAACAAGCAATTCGAAGAAACTCATGCTGATCAACAGGATACCATGAACTCAAGCATAGAGCAATGTATCTTACATCATCAGATTCTTCTTTCTCCTCCACCTTCTCTTCTTTCTTAGCCTCAGATTGAGGAGCAGCTCCACCACCAGCAGCCGGAGCAGCTGCTGCAACAGCTACGCCACCTCCGCCACATGGAACAGAAGCAAACTTCTCCCGACCGGAAGCAATAATCTCAGTGATATCCTTACCAGCCAGTTGAGACAAGAGTAACTCCATCTTGCCATGGTCAACTTCAGCTCCAACTGTTAACATCAGAAAAGAAGAAATAATCATGATTGTACATGCAGGCATGCAGCTACCTAACTTTATCTTTTATGCACATAAACTGGCATGCCTAACATGACAAACACATAGTATAACCTATAGAATGTGAAATGCATATTAGACCACTGAAATTCTCCAAGAAAAGGCCCTAACATACACACATTGGATAATTAGTATCAGCAAATTTTCTagcattccaaaaaaaaagctatTGTTACATGATCATGTCAGAAGAGCAAATAAATTTCAGACAATGCATCCTTCATAGGACGCTACTGAAAGATATAAATTGTTGAAAGAAACGTCCAAATGGCAAAACTACATGAAAATGTAAGGCCATAACAAAAGATACAAAATCCCCATGTAGAATGGTTAGAACTTAGAATTCATACTTATGATTGTATCATATCATaggaaacaaaataaaattcgAACAATGCCACAAAACACATGAACACTTAGATAATACTCATATCAAGGCAGAACCCACTTATTTTTCAGACATCTCAGAGCAGCCAGTTCTATTTCACTAATATCATTGATTGCATGCCCTTACTGCTGCAAGGACAGGACAGCATGTGGTTCTTACATAGAATTTTCTACTGCATTACAGTTTTATACCTGCTGCAATATTTTTTTACCCTTTCTGAAATACGTAGTTTCTTTAGTTCGAAAAAGGGTGTTACAAACCTCAAAATGTTCAACATTAACACTAAACATTATCTGGAAAACGAAGACAACAACCTTTCATAAGCAAGCAAATCTTAGCCTCTTAACATATGACAAGGAGTAATGAATCCCTTGACATCACGGAAGCACCATCTAAAACCCCAAACCACTTTTGCAAGCAGGCTAAATATTCATGGGGGCATTACCATCATTTGAAAATAACGATCATGACAACATGTGACAATTGAGGGGATTATCCAGTAAAACTACCTGACTCCAGAATAGTTGTAAGATCCTCCGCAGATGGGTTAGGGTTACCAGCAAGAGTGGCAAGGAGATAGGCAGAAATGAACTTCATTCTGAGtagatcacaaaaaaaaattaaaaaggggTAAAAGAGCATAactataaaaatgaaaaaacagCTACAGTACAAACTAagcttgtactccctccagtcaCAATTGATCATCACATTACCAAAACGAAAATAGTCATATTTGATTGTCACCCAACATCTACAGTCAtcaaatttccttttttttttattgtgtgCATGCGTGCAAGAATTTAATTGCGAGATTCGTTAAATCCTGCTCCATATTTATCGCTTGCATGCATACATGATTTAATGAGTGATTTTCGCCAGATTATTTAAATCCTTCCGCAACTTTGGTTGGTCTTGTGCCATGCGCCATGCGCAGCATGCACAGGCAACTGAACAGGCACTGCGACACTATGGCTTTGGCCTTTGATTGATGCTGCTGCTACGGGTTCACGTCCTCTACTATAATGGCACCACCATTACAGAAGGGACCTGCATATCACTGACTGTAATGGTAGTGACATTATGGTAGACGATCCTCGCCTGCTGCTACATGATTTATTTTTCCTTGGTATTGCTGCACATACCTAATAGGATGATCAATTGTGAATGgagggaatggagggagtatcgaGAAAACAACAAtgcatttaaaatcatttcaaaCATTTAGTGAGCAtcttcatcaaattcatcaagcGAAGACAACATTTATTGGACGTTTGTTTTTCTATCCAGAACTATTCTTTCCATACACCGTCACCACATCTAAACAAGCATACGCAGAAATTAAGTTTAACCTAGGCGAGCAAAATCCTGAAGATAATAGTACTATTGTTTCAGCACACAGTTTTGGTACCAAATTCTAACGCCTTTCCAAATCTTGCATGTTCTGTCCATGGCTCGAACGGCTACAAGACATCTACACTCCCCAGTTACCACAAAAATTCATGGACAAGGgctcaaggaaaaaaaaatgaaatgggtAACCCATAGAACCCTATTTGGAAAAACACACGCAGATCTAATGCAAGGCTTAAGGCCTACCCCCATCAATGCTCTACGCAAGAACAACCGATCCCACATTCCCACCTACCCCTAAACATCGCCTCCGCCTACACGACGCTCGCAGCTTAAAATCGGCGAGCACGCAGCAAGCGAGAGGAGACCGGCGCCAGCATTGCAACAAGAAATCGGGAGGAGGATGGGTAGAGGCCCTTACTTGGACGACGGCGGGGGGCGGTGTGGATCCGGGAGCCGAAGAGTGTGCGGGGAGaaggtgacggcggcgaggtcccgGCTCTAGTGCTTCTCGCTAGGGTTTCCAGGAGaccaggagggagatgggcGAGGAATAAATCGTCCTCCGGTTCGGAGGGTGCCGGGTTGGGCCGGGCCTCGAGAAAGTTGTTCGGGAGGAGATACGGGCCAGGCCTGAAGCCAGTACGGGTATAGTTTCATTCGCGTCCTCCAACTATAAAGCCGGGTGGAGACCATGTGCTCTAACTATCGAACCAGTACAAACCAGTGTTTGAAACCGATTGAAGATAAAGAGTAAATTGACTCACGTAAAACGAAAAAACCATtatcacataattaattatgttttagttattattacaaatttaacaaatggatatatttgatattttaaagcaacttctatatagaaaatgTAATGCATTGTGCATGTTCTTTTCTCATTAAGATTAATATTTTACCTCGATTTTCGTTAGTTTTTCAAACGACAAAAGGTGCATTTGCAAGCACTTAACAGTAGAATTTTCCATAAACTATTTTTCCTAGATGCATTACATTTTTCCAATGGTAGATCATATATAaaatgtactccatccgtttcacaatataagtcattctagcatttcccatattcatattgatattaatgaatctagatagatagataatgaatctagacatatatatctatctagattcattaacatcaatatgaatatgggaaatgctagaatgactcacattatgaaatggaggaagtaacaACAGTAAGTACACAAATAACCATTCTGAATAGAAAAACAAACTGAGAATACATAATAGACATATAAATCCCATTTTATGACAGCACCTTGTTTGATATGTATACACATTAAACCAGGGAGTATAAATATTAAGAGTATGCGATGTCTTGGAGGATGCATTATCTACTAGGTTGGACTTCACGCACTGATTAGTGGAGCAACACGAGTGATAGGGCACACACATAGGCTAGTGAGTTTAGCTGCAACCATTCCAGGTGCCTCTTGCATATCAAGGTCCTTGGATGCCATTTCGTCGGGCAATTTCCAATCAAAATGGTAAAGGAGGCTAGCTAGGGGTAGCTCTATGTTGGCTATCCCAAGGTTTATACCTGGACAAATTCTACGACCGGAACCAAATGGAAGGTACTCAAAAGTATTCCCTTTGTAGTCCATATCACTATTTTCAAACCTCTCTGGCATGAACTCCTCAGGGTCTTCCCAATACTTAGGGTCCCTGCCCAATGCCCACACATTAACAAACACACATGTACCTTTCAACACATCATAGCCCATAACCTTGCATGTCTCACGGCATCTATGGGGCACTAGGAGGGGTCCAGGGCAATGCAATCGTAAGGTCTCCTTGATCACCATTTTTAGATAGTTTAGCCTAACAATATCATCCTCAGTGACTGTGACCTTCCCTTGGAGGGCTTGGCGCACCTCGGCTTGTACTTTTGTCATTACTCTTGGCCACCGAATAAGCTCTGCCATGATCCAGATCATCACTGTGGCTGATGTCTCGCTACCCCCTGAAAACATGTCCTGTAAtagtttttttgtttgttagGTATATGATAGTTTTTCAACTCATAGGTCATAGATAGTTGCACAATGTATAACCTAATCTTTTAGTGATAAGTATCATGAAATTTAATTCTACTAAAGCACAATGTATAACTAAATTTACAGAAATTTGTTGTGACTTTGAATAGATTGTTTCTATATTTGTCATTTTACCAATATGTGCTTTTCGTTTGGTTTATGTCAAATTTTTAAGTCAAATCTACCATACCAATTTTATGTATAACTAagtactttaaatttaattggtaGTTAAGATTTTGAAAGTTTGACTAGAGATTATCTATAACACCATGACcgtaattttttatttcataGGTTTTCTGCCTTCTAGTTATCTAGATATATCCGACACCCTAGTCGCATATATACACGATGGAATTATATATAGTAGATAGTATATCAATCTTTACTTTAACTCAGATGCAGCGAAATGTTGCACCGACATTTATGATAGCCACTGGATCCCTCTCGTGCTTGATCTATATCATAACTGTTTATTACTCATGCACATGTGAACTTCTATATCAATGGTTATAGAACTCAAAATATGGACCTTTCATAAACTGTAAGTACATGATTTTGAAATTGTTTTCTCaagcttttttttaattatgccAAAGTTTCCTGCTGCAACGTGCAAGATATTCACAAGTTTATAAGAGGCTGTTTGGTTGAagggactaaaatttaatccctgtcatatcggatatttggacactaattagaagtattaaacgtagactattgacaaaactcattccataaccccggactaattcgcgagacgaatctattgagcctaattaatccatgattagcctatatgatgctacagtaaacatgtgctaattatggattaattaggcttaaaaaattacctcgcgaattagctctcatttatgcaattagttttgtagTTAGTCTTTGTTTAATgctctaaattagcgtccaaacatccgatgtaacagtgactaaagtttagtccttggatccaaacaccacctaaattcTTATCCAACAACAAAAAAAGACTCATGTAGACTAGAAGATTATGTTATGATCCAAACTTTTGAAGTATcacaagaaaataattaatgaTATGGGCCTAATTTAGTAATAAATACATAAAGTATGTTCTATTTATGTGGAACCTAGTCAGCAGCATGTTCGTTCGCACATGatacatatttttaaaaataataactGATATTTATTAACTTGAGTTTACAAATATCAAACAAATGTTATTGAGACTCAAAACTGACCACAATATAATTCGTTATTACTTAGTTTCAAATTTTCGAAATTGTTAAATCACCAAAACAGAACTAAGTGAGGTTTATGATTCATCAAACCTAGTCACCAACTCAATGTTATTTGGCTGTTCAGTTTATTAATTCTGCCTTTCAGATTTAATCAATAAAGAAAATAACATAATCAAAACTACAGACTGAGTACCACTTAATTTTCGTTAATTATAAATTTCAGAATTATTAAATCTAAAAAAAGACTACGATTGTGATTTCAAACGATGTGCAGCTTGATATTCATTAGTTCTGGAATTTTGTAATTATTCAAATCATCAAACTATAATTGAGATTCTAGACTATGTATAACTATTAATTAAtctaaaattttagaattatgtTCAGATAATATATTCCACTCATCAGATTTATAATATTCAAtgtttatgaaaatatttggtcaaatttttaacttttaccAAAAAATTTCCTTAAAGGGGAAGTTTTAATAAAATGGTACACATAGATTTTCTCAAAAAATATTATCGTAATATCTTAGACTTAACTTCGAATATAGAATTGATGGTCACACTTTTATTATAAGTGCAATGTATTTATGACTAAATGGGATATAACTAAGAGTACGAACTTGTACGGCTTGGTATTTATTAattcatatatagatatatcgATATATTCTTTGGTGGAAGGCCTTGATCATACATTTGATAGATGGAcatgtatgatttttttctttctaggtTAACAtgataatttatatattttattattatgatTGATGCTAGATTTTCTAGCTTTTTTGAGGAATTTTTTCTAGCCTTTTTACCTTCTAGGATTGATGTGGGCCTCAAATCTATCTATGATatgtatatctatctatctattacaatgatgataaaaaaattacacttgTTGTTGTGGAGAGGTTATAAATTCTCGCATTAttcaaagaaaaagagaatgATAATTGGCACTCCAATTGGATAAATCTAAATTATGCTtcatctgtttcatattataaatcattttgactttttttcactTAAACTTAGTTAAgattgactaaatttatagaaaaagtaAACAACATATAAAATACCTTATTAGATTCattaaatctagcattgaatatattttgataatatgtttgttttcgACTATAAAtgctattatatttttctataaacttagttaaatttaaaaaattaactaagAAGAGATtctaaatgatttataatatgaactAATATAACATAAAAGAACATATAATGTGAGGGCAATCTTACAAACAGAAGCACGACGATGATTTCATTTGTGATCGGGATCGGCGTGCCGCCTTCCTTCTGCAGCCCTAGCAGGACGCTGAGGAAGCAGTCTTTccctgcagctgcagcagctgcctcgtcgccgccgtcgccgccgctccccatgtACCCCTCGTGCTCCCGGACGATGTCTGCTATGATCCGCTCTATCCTCTTCCGGCTCGCGAGACCCCTCCGCGGGGCCGCGCCCAGCATCCGCGCGAGCCTGGACGACGGGAAGAGGTCGGCGACGGTGAGCCAGGTCAGCTGGTTCTTGGCCTCGTGGAGCGCGCCCAGGAACTCGTCCCGGTACCTGCACCGGCCGCCGACGGAGCACCTCATCACGACGTCGTTGACGAGCCTCCCGAGCCTCTCGGTGAggtccacggcggcgccgccgccgccggccagctcCCGCACGAGGCGCGCCACCTCGTCCTCGCGGACGCGGCTGAACGACCTCACCCGGGTGGCCGTCAGGAGCTCCTGCGTGCACAGCTTGCGCagctgccgccaccgctcgccgtaCGGGGAGAAGAAGATGTCGCTGGCGTCGAAGGAGACCGTCGCGACGGTGCTGGTGACGTGGCGGTCGGCGAACCTGAGGTCCTGGTTCCTGAGGATCTCCCGCGCGGCCTCCGGCGTCGACGCCACCACCGCGGGCACCTCGCCCAGCCACAGCTGCATCAGGGGCCCGTGCTTCTGCGACAGAGCGCGCAGCGCCCTGTGGGTGTTCGGGTTGCTGGCGAGATGGTGGATGCTGCCGATCACCGGCAGCGTCCATGGCCCCGGGGGAAGGTTCAGCCTGGGCTTCTTGGAAATCGAGACCAGCTTGGAGAGGAGGATGGCGAGGAGCATAGACAAGGCCAGAGATAGTAGTATCGTCTTGTCCTCCATGTTTACTGGTAGGAGAGGTAACTGCTTAACTTGGGGAGACAGCTCAATTTTGTGAAGGATTGTGTCTTGTATTTATAGTCCACGACACTAGAATCTACAGGTCAAACAGGATAAAGCCATAAAGGTTATGTACTAATCAAATCTATCAACATCGATTACTTCTATATCAATATATACCAGATTAACATCAATTACTTCGATATCAATACCAGAGACTTAAGTAAAAAAATTTGCCTCTCGCATCGTCCTCCTCACGGGCCGGTGGCTCGGGAGGTGACAACACCATCAccacctccctccccctccccccttttctgcctcgccgcagccgcctgAGCGGGCGCCAGCAAAACCGTGCGGCCATAGGGATGGGGGGCTTCTTCCTTCTCTCACTCTGCACTTGGACAGCTAGGGGAGCTGatcggggcagcggcggcggcggcagctagcTAGATCCGCACCGTTCCAGAACGAATCTGACGGGGTGGCGGTGGGCGGCAGGGCTAagtggtggtgacggcggcgacgactaagGTTGGCGGCGACAGAGCCCTTGCCCAGATCCACGTCGTTTCCGACCAGGTCtggcggggtggcggcggcgacgactggtGGTGGCAGCGGGAGTGCGCTGGGACGCAAGGCCGGCTGGAGCAGTGTCAGCACCGGCGGGCCGGCGAGGCAATGACAGCGGTGCGGCGTCGGTGAAATAGTcaataggaaaaaaaaccatagaaaaaaacaatttttgtaACAGCTTTCTCGCATAAAATCATTTCTGGCGGCCTATTTCTATTGGTGTGATGAACAGAAAAAAATCATGTTGGCACCAAATCAGAAATAACCATCGGTCTTCTCAAAAAGAAATAACCATCGATGTGCTGTGTGCACCATCATAAAATTTGGCTTTCAAGAAGAAAAATAACCGAGTTCAAATTGAGTACAAATTAATATTtactaattttaaattttattaaatcatCATAAAACTATGATTGAGACTCCAAACTAGATACAATTTCCTATTTATAAACTCTAATTGTTTTGGAATTACCAACTCATCAAAAACTATAATTGTGACTTGTGAGGCTCTAGGCTGAGTAGAACTCAATATTCATTAAATCGAAAATTTAgaattgttaaatcatggaaaTACTATATTTGAGAGTTCACACCAAGTATAACTTAATCCATTAATTTTGAACATGATAAATCTACACATTAATTTTAAGACGTTCTCAGCTAGCCATAGATTTGATAGATGGATTCATATAATTttacctttttaaattaatgtgagaatttggAGTTTTTGTTATTAATGTTTCATGCAACTGTcagtattttcaaatttgatagTGTCTAAGCCTCGTCACTGGTGAATTCCGGAAGAATATTATACTGTGACATTGGCGAGCTAAACTAAGTCCGTATTGTCAATTTTGTCATCCCTCGTGGGTTTACCTTGGGGACAAGGCTGCTAACGGCCATTTCAGTCCCTAATGGTGTTGTTGAGACAAATATTAAAATATCCTGGTCAGACGCCAATGTCCATTTCTCTATGACAATATTTGACTTGAACCGGTTAACAAGCTGGAAAGTTCTTTCACAAAAATGTAGACCTCACTTAAAACAAATTGTTAACCTAAAGTGACGGTCAAGTCATGCTTTCAGTGACATCTGACTCGCCGGCTAGCCCTCGTCTCTGATGTTAGAAGAAGCAAGCTAGCTAGATGTAAAATATAATCTGGCCTAAATTAAACGTTAGTTTGATGACCGTAACAAAAGCTCAATAGTCAATAGTCAATAAACGTGGTATGAATATCTAATGCTAAGGGCGTTGTTACgccgcaaaaaaaaattttatgacGACAGGAATGATTCCATACGGATTCGCGACTATTTGTCTGTACTCTGTACTAGGTCCAACATGCATCTATTCCTCACGCAGAGGATTCCTAATTTCCTGTTTGGATTTTGGAGCTCTCAGATTCTACACGATCGAATTCCAAATAAATTACTTCAAGCTAAACAGAATTTATTTACTACAAAGAAAGCCCGAGTGATCGCTGAGTTGTGATCACACCAAAGCCTAAGcttttacttttctttttacGAACAAGCGACAACGtaccaatttcattgaatatagcgAAAAAAGCCAATAATTGCGAGTGAAGGAAATAAACTGAAAAGGTAGACAATGACCTATGGCAACAACTTTATTAGGCGCTTGTCTCCTGCCATCATCCAAGATCTTatgttttcctttattttttcgTTATCGGCAACATCGTGGCAAACTCCTTTTGTTGAAAAGACCCTCTAATTTCTCCCTTCCAATTTATTTTTCCAAGAGACTTGGAGAAGTAGGGATCGTGTTCCTTGCTTGGGACGCCTGACGCATTGCAAACGTCTCTCACCACTCGTGGACCGTGGCAGTTGTCGCTCATGATACTGGTTTTAGCGGATTGCATGCAACCTGGAGTATGTTGTTATCATCTACATTCTACACGGAGGCCTAAGTGATTAGCAACAAAAGGCTTTCTAGGACTACGTCTTTTTAAGAGAATAGATGTAATCGTCCGTTCAAAATATAGCTagttagctataaatctggGAAAAAACTTATCGTTATTGTGTTATTAATTACTCTGGTTTTGGCTATTATGTACACCGTCACTATATCCGTGTCCACACgtactaataataatattatgaaatatattaaaACTTTAATATGCACGTAGTTTGTTGGTTATTTTCGAGTTATATTGGTTTAAATTGAAATAAAATTCCATGTGTGTAACAActtaataataattaattttgAGTTTCCAAATTAAACTAATAAAATGCTAAATGGAGAGTTCACTTCATATAATATCATATAATATTTATTATGTCCGAATTTTGAATTATTAAATTTGGGAAAATTAAAGCTAAAGAGTCCATGGTAATGCCGTGTTTTATTTATCATAAATTCTCAATACAATCTACCTAATCAATGGTCATCTCTTCGTTGGTTGACTTAAGAACTTTCTTGGAGTGTGAATTTTTACTGTAGGCATTGATTCAACATTGTTGTATTACTGAATCAAAATACAACAAGAGATCTTGCTTTTAATCATAATAACCCAGTGGaatcttttcccctttttgctAGAAGAATCATATTCCAACCAAAGACAGAAGAAATTATGTACATCGTCTAAAGTGTAGTACCTATATATACAAATTAGGAGTACAACAATTTGCAGTTACAATGTTCACTACTGCCACTATACTATACAATACCCCCAACCCTGCAGAATCTTTTGCAATAAACTGTCGAACGATACCACTGGTAAAGGCCAAATTTCTGTCTGGTAAAGGcatttcccttaaaaaaaagaattgcatATACAGGAATTTTCAAAGCAAGACTCCAAGAGTGGAAAGTGGAGACTCTCTTGGTCCGCTGGTAAAATGTGCGGATGCTGTGCGACCTACAAGCTGACAATTCATACCTCCACTGGACAAACTGACTGTTAGTATCTCCATAATGTTAGTGCTATATTAACATGGAAGTGATTTGTGAGGATTTTCCAGGTGGAGCATTTGCTCAACAACCATCCGGAGTAAGTTTTGATAGCCTGTCTGCTGCAAGCCTCATGGTTTTGGCATTTCCATTCTGTTTGGCAGCAGAACAGAGTAAACTCCAGGCTGAAGCACCAGATTCTGAAGGGACTACACTATCAATGAAATGCTCTGCTTCCTTGAACATGCCAGCACGGCCCAAAACCTCAATCATGTGGGAGTAATGCTCCTCTGAAGGTTGTATTTTGTAAACCTCGGTCATGGATACAAAGAACTGGAAAGCTTCATTTACAAGGCCGATTTCCGCACAGGCCTTCAGCACCGATAAGAATGCTAGGGAATTTGGTGATTTCTCCTTCCTTAACATCTGCACAAACAGGCGAATGGCTGTCTCTGGACAACCATTTTCTACACTAGCCATGATTATTGAGGTCCAAGAAGAAGAATTCCTGCCTGAAGTATTTCTGAAGGCCTCAAATGCATGTGTGAGGCTACCACAACCTGAATACATGTCGATAAGGTAATCGCACATACAGCCTGTAGAAGAAAGTCCACGCTTCATAAGGTAGGCATGTGCTTGCAACCCTTCAGGAAGATGTGCTTTCTTTCCACAAGAACTCAAGATAAGACATGCAGTTGGGTAGTCAAGCACCCCACCAGAACGTTGGATTACATGAAAAAGATTAAGTATTCCAAGATGATCACCAAGTTCAGCAAACTCTTGAAACAGCGTACCCCAAGAAATTTCACTATTTGAGAGTGACAAGCACAAGCGAAGGGCCTGGTTGAACTGTCCTTCTCTTAAGTAAAAGCTAATCAGGCTTCTCAGAACAGAATCACTGGTTCCATAACCATTTCTGATCGAGTTGCTATGGATTTCCATTCCACTTACAACATCCCCAAGAGCCATGCATGCTGTAAGTACAGATGTGTATGTAAATTCATTAGGTTGTACATGCTCCAACTGCATTGTCCGAAACAAATGGATCGCTCTTTCAAACTGACCGTTCAAACAGCTGCCTGATATTATAGCGGACCATGCAACTGTGCAAGGATCCTTAGTTCTCGAGAATAGAATATGTGCTTCCTCCAAAGAACCGCATTTAGCATACATGTCAACCAATGAACTGATCACAAAAGGATCCGGATTCACATCAAACTTTAATACGCAGGCATGTAGCATCCGTCCTGCAGCCAAATCAAGATCAGAAGCACATGACTTCAAACTGCTGGCCACAATGAACTGATCCAGCTTTCCCTGTACCGATAAATAGTACTTAAGCATTCTCAAAGGTAACATAGACCGGCTCTTGCGCAGAGTGGCCCAATTGACATACATATCCATGAGAGCACTCATGACATACTTATCCGAGTCCAAACCAGC of the Oryza sativa Japonica Group chromosome 2, ASM3414082v1 genome contains:
- the LOC4329540 gene encoding 60S acidic ribosomal protein P2A isoform X1 — protein: MKFISAYLLATLAGNPNPSAEDLTTILESVGAEVDHGKMELLLSQLAGKDITEIIASGREKFASVPCGGGGVAVAAAAPAAGGGAAPQSEAKKEEKVEEKEESDDDMGFSLFD
- the LOC4329541 gene encoding ent-isokaurene C2/C3-hydroxylase-like: MEDKTILLSLALSMLLAILLSKLVSISKKPRLNLPPGPWTLPVIGSIHHLASNPNTHRALRALSQKHGPLMQLWLGEVPAVVASTPEAAREILRNQDLRFADRHVTSTVATVSFDASDIFFSPYGERWRQLRKLCTQELLTATRVRSFSRVREDEVARLVRELAGGGGAAVDLTERLGRLVNDVVMRCSVGGRCRYRDEFLGALHEAKNQLTWLTVADLFPSSRLARMLGAAPRRGLASRKRIERIIADIVREHEGYMGSGGDGGDEAAAAAAGKDCFLSVLLGLQKEGGTPIPITNEIIVVLLFDMFSGGSETSATVMIWIMAELIRWPRVMTKVQAEVRQALQGKVTVTEDDIVRLNYLKMVIKETLRLHCPGPLLVPHRCRETCKVMGYDVLKGTCVFVNVWALGRDPKYWEDPEEFMPERFENSDMDYKGNTFEYLPFGSGRRICPGINLGIANIELPLASLLYHFDWKLPDEMASKDLDMQEAPGMVAAKLTSLCVCPITRVAPLISA
- the LOC4329542 gene encoding pentatricopeptide repeat-containing protein At4g13650, whose amino-acid sequence is MALPPPPPFSLSRSSRVCVGVAHAVPHRSAETVPDAAPQLLLMRAHARAGRMQPARQAFDAMLPRDRSLVAWTVLMSGYATHGPASEALDLLLRMVEWPLRPDAFVFSVALRACAAAGSLGVGRQVHAAAAKMGYVGADLFVANGLVTMYASCRSLGCAEKVFSGIAAPDSVSWTSMLSAYTENGCDTQALMLFLEMIHGGVSCDAYTLSVALRAASSLGHVRLGYQLHCYMIKSGFVPSEFLENCLIEFYGRCRELQLMQKVFDEMNAKDLVSWNIVIQCYADNLCDEEALVHFRDLMYKCAECDEYTLGSILHVITRRCAFDYGREIHGYLIRAGLDSDKYVMSALMDMYVNWATLRKSRSMLPLRMLKYYLSVQGKLDQFIVASSLKSCASDLDLAAGRMLHACVLKFDVNPDPFVISSLVDMYAKCGSLEEAHILFSRTKDPCTVAWSAIISGSCLNGQFERAIHLFRTMQLEHVQPNEFTYTSVLTACMALGDVVSGMEIHSNSIRNGYGTSDSVLRSLISFYLREGQFNQALRLCLSLSNSEISWGTLFQEFAELGDHLGILNLFHVIQRSGGVLDYPTACLILSSCGKKAHLPEGLQAHAYLMKRGLSSTGCMCDYLIDMYSGCGSLTHAFEAFRNTSGRNSSSWTSIIMASVENGCPETAIRLFVQMLRKEKSPNSLAFLSVLKACAEIGLVNEAFQFFVSMTEVYKIQPSEEHYSHMIEVLGRAGMFKEAEHFIDSVVPSESGASAWSLLCSAAKQNGNAKTMRLAADRLSKLTPDGC